The proteins below come from a single Gordonia pseudamarae genomic window:
- a CDS encoding ABC transporter permease subunit: MRAAGSVVTAAVAAIGLLVLVAALPWLRDEDPAQAALRVRFHARGDDPEAVEALRRQLDLPADPWSGVWRWLSSAVGGDFGESWSSGRPVTEIVGPALLRSATLSGSALVVAVLVVTTLLAYPVWRATADSGPFSARLGALCGTLAALPEVILAITGVAVFAVGWQLLPAIGWGSPHHLVLPALALGIPAGGLLARIVTATAEQALAEPWVTTWRANHIGRPAITGAVARRVVAVGAPQAVVVAVTVFGSSVAVEKVFAIRGAGTLAVNSVLSQDLPVLQTCLAAFIGAGLACAAGAAMLHGILLRPALSAEATGTAVTAAPPSTAIAPVTLAAVAMVVIAGLFRDGDSTDLDLRLQAPSLRHPLGTDAVGHDLLGRVSAGTVRTVGLALIITFAALLVALAIGLLVRSARAGAVDVFNTVPSTVAGIILAAILGQSLFSACIAVLAVAWIPLAVHARTLAVTARAAGYVEAAALAGVGPVAVTVTHVLPAIAGPLLRHALVRVPATALGIAGLSFIGLGADVDNAELGAMLTGGLDYLTTEPWVVAAPGGVIVALGLAAGTVRVATR, from the coding sequence ATGAGGGCAGCCGGTTCGGTCGTCACCGCTGCCGTCGCCGCGATCGGGTTGCTCGTACTGGTGGCGGCGTTGCCGTGGCTGCGCGACGAGGATCCCGCCCAGGCCGCGCTCCGGGTACGTTTCCACGCCCGGGGCGACGACCCGGAGGCCGTGGAGGCGTTGCGCCGACAGCTCGACCTGCCCGCCGATCCGTGGTCGGGGGTGTGGCGCTGGTTGAGTTCGGCGGTCGGTGGCGATTTCGGGGAGAGCTGGTCGAGCGGCCGGCCGGTCACCGAGATCGTCGGTCCGGCCTTGCTCCGGTCGGCGACACTGTCCGGTTCGGCGCTGGTCGTCGCGGTACTGGTGGTGACGACGTTGCTCGCGTACCCGGTGTGGCGGGCCACCGCCGATTCGGGACCGTTCAGTGCCCGGCTCGGTGCCCTCTGCGGGACCCTCGCCGCGCTGCCCGAGGTCATTCTGGCGATCACCGGCGTGGCGGTGTTCGCAGTCGGCTGGCAGCTACTTCCGGCGATCGGCTGGGGTTCGCCTCACCATCTGGTCCTGCCCGCGCTGGCCCTGGGCATCCCGGCGGGCGGACTGCTGGCCCGGATCGTCACCGCGACAGCCGAACAGGCGCTCGCCGAACCCTGGGTCACCACCTGGCGGGCCAACCACATCGGACGCCCGGCGATCACGGGTGCGGTGGCGCGGCGGGTGGTGGCGGTCGGTGCACCGCAGGCCGTGGTGGTGGCGGTGACGGTGTTCGGGTCGTCGGTAGCGGTGGAGAAAGTGTTCGCGATCCGCGGCGCCGGTACTCTCGCCGTTAATTCTGTTTTGTCGCAAGACCTTCCGGTGCTACAAACGTGCCTGGCCGCGTTCATCGGGGCTGGGCTGGCCTGCGCCGCCGGCGCGGCGATGCTGCACGGGATCCTGCTGCGGCCCGCGTTGTCGGCCGAGGCCACAGGTACGGCGGTGACGGCAGCACCGCCCTCGACCGCGATAGCACCGGTGACGCTGGCGGCGGTCGCGATGGTGGTGATCGCCGGACTGTTTCGCGACGGCGACTCCACCGACCTCGACCTGCGGCTGCAGGCTCCGAGCCTGCGGCATCCCCTGGGCACCGATGCCGTCGGCCACGATCTTCTCGGGCGGGTGTCGGCGGGGACGGTCCGCACCGTCGGGCTGGCGCTGATCATCACGTTCGCGGCGCTGCTCGTCGCGCTGGCGATCGGGCTGCTGGTGCGGTCGGCGCGGGCGGGCGCGGTCGACGTGTTCAACACGGTGCCATCGACGGTGGCCGGGATCATACTGGCCGCGATCCTCGGTCAGAGCCTGTTCAGCGCCTGCATCGCGGTGCTGGCGGTCGCCTGGATTCCGCTGGCGGTCCACGCGCGGACCCTCGCGGTGACGGCACGTGCGGCGGGCTATGTGGAGGCGGCGGCACTGGCCGGGGTGGGGCCGGTCGCGGTGACCGTGACGCATGTGCTGCCGGCGATCGCCGGCCCGCTGCTCCGGCACGCACTGGTGCGGGTACCGGCAACGGCGCTGGGTATCGCCGGGCTCAGCTTCATCGGCCTCGGCGCCGACGTCGACAACGCCGAACTCGGCGCCATGCTCACCGGCGGCCTTGACTACCTGACCACCGAGCCGTGGGTGGTCGCCGCACCGGGCGGGGTTATCGTCGCGCTGGGCCTGGCTGCAGGGACGGTCCGGGTGGCCACGCGGTGA
- a CDS encoding ABC transporter ATP-binding protein, with the protein MSAIVVADGVTVHYRRRRWGPRNSALDTLYLRVEQHRHLALIGPSGAGKSTLVRAMLGLIRPDTGQILLFGQPVDTLSRVERARLVQAVSQHASGSLSPRFPVARTLAEPIHALGLPDDPVTRSTELLELVGLDAGLLNRRPAELSGGQRQRVVIARALAARPALLIGDEMFSALDAGSRLSVVDMLARVADTERTTIVLVSHDLGVARRLCDDVAVLDGGRIVEHGPCEKVLARPTHPLTRSLLDAAGPVTA; encoded by the coding sequence GTGAGCGCGATAGTGGTGGCCGACGGGGTGACCGTGCACTACCGTCGCCGCCGGTGGGGGCCGCGGAACAGCGCGCTGGACACACTGTATCTGCGGGTCGAACAGCATCGTCACCTGGCGCTGATCGGGCCGTCCGGGGCCGGTAAGAGCACCCTGGTGCGGGCGATGCTGGGCCTGATCCGGCCCGACACCGGGCAGATCCTGCTGTTCGGGCAGCCCGTCGACACCCTCTCCAGGGTCGAGCGGGCCAGGCTGGTCCAGGCCGTTTCGCAGCACGCGTCGGGTTCACTGAGCCCCCGCTTCCCGGTGGCCCGCACCCTCGCCGAACCGATCCACGCCCTCGGACTGCCCGACGACCCGGTCACCCGGTCCACCGAACTGCTCGAACTCGTCGGACTCGACGCCGGCCTGCTCAACCGCCGACCCGCCGAACTGTCCGGCGGTCAGCGTCAGCGCGTCGTGATTGCCCGCGCCCTGGCCGCACGGCCCGCCCTGCTCATCGGCGACGAGATGTTCAGCGCCCTCGACGCCGGCAGCCGGCTGTCGGTCGTCGACATGTTGGCGCGGGTCGCCGACACCGAACGCACGACGATCGTGTTGGTCTCGCACGATCTGGGCGTCGCCCGCCGACTCTGCGACGACGTCGCCGTCCTGGATGGCGGGCGGATCGTCGAACACGGGCCGTGCGAGAAGGTGCTGGCCCGGCCCACGCATCCGCTCACCCGGTCGTTGCTCGACGCCGCAGGTCCGGTTACCGCATGA
- a CDS encoding HIT family protein, protein MENCVFCGIVSGHVPGTKVAEDDLTLTFMDINPAADGHMLVIPKFHSEDLLEIDAEDLTAVTLSAQRAAKAAVSELGADGVNLLNCCKAPAWQTVFHFHLHVIPRYTDKTKDRLTLPWRPGMGERPAVLEKIGTRLRSGLN, encoded by the coding sequence ATGGAGAATTGTGTGTTCTGCGGCATCGTCAGCGGCCATGTACCGGGAACGAAGGTGGCCGAGGACGATCTGACGTTGACGTTCATGGATATCAACCCGGCCGCCGACGGCCACATGCTGGTGATTCCGAAGTTCCACTCCGAGGATCTGCTGGAGATCGACGCCGAGGACCTCACCGCGGTCACCCTGTCCGCGCAGCGCGCCGCGAAGGCCGCCGTGTCCGAACTCGGCGCCGACGGCGTTAACCTCCTCAACTGCTGCAAAGCCCCCGCCTGGCAGACGGTGTTTCACTTCCACCTGCACGTCATCCCGCGCTACACCGACAAGACCAAGGACCGCCTCACCCTCCCGTGGCGCCCCGGCATGGGCGAACGCCCGGCCGTCCTGGAGAAGATCGGCACCCGGCTACGCTCAGGTCTGAACTGA